From Qipengyuania soli:
GGGGGTTGTTGCCCTCGACCCGGGGAGCGGCTAGGGGCGGCGCCGACAAGCGCCGCCCTTTTCGCATCTGCGGTGCATATCCCCTATCCACCCGAGGATTGACCGTGACCGCCTTCACCGACTTCGTGATCAAGGACATTGCGCTGGCCGACTATGGCCGCGCCGAAATTGCCATTGCCGAAACCGAGATGCCCGGCCTGATGGCGCTGCGTGAGGAATACGGCGCCAGCCAGCCGCTCAAGGGTGCGCGCATCACCGGCTCGCTGCACATGACGATCCAGACCGCTGTCCTCATCGAGACGCTGGTGGCGCTGGGTGCCGACGTGCGATGGGCGACCTGCAACATCTTCTCGACCCAGGACCACGCCGCCGCCGCGATCGCCGCGCGCAACATTCCGGTGTTCGCGGTGAAGGGCGAGAGCCTGGCCGACTATTGGGATTATGTCGGCTCGATCTTCGACTGGTCGACCGATGAAGACCCGGACCTGACCGCCAACCTCATCCTCGACGATGGCGGCGATGCGACCATGTTCGCGCTGTGGGGTGCCCGCATCGAGGCCGGCGATGAACTGCCCGAGCCGCAGAATGCCGAGGAAATCGAATTCCAGCGTGCGCTCAAGGCCTTCGTTGCCAAGAAGCCGGGCTACCTCACCGCCTCGGTGAAGAACATCAAGGGCGTCTCCGAAGAGACGACCACCGGTGTCCACCGCCTCTACCACATCGCCAAGGGCGGCAAGTTGCCGTTCCCGGCGATCAACGTGAACGACAGCGTCACCAAGTCGAAGTTCGACAACCTCTACGGTTGCCGCGAGTCGCTAGTCGACGCGATCCGCCGCGCAACCGACGTCATGCTTTCGGGCAAGATCGCCTGCGTCGCCGGCTTCGGCGACGTCGGCAAGGGCTCGGCCCAGTCGCTCCGCAATGGCGGTGCGCGCGTGCTGGTGACCGAAATCGACCCGATCTGCGCGCTGCAGGCGGCGATGGACGGCTTCGAGGTCGTGACCATGGAAGAAGCCGTGACCAAGGCCGACATCTTCGTCACTGCGACCGGCAACGAGCACGTCATCACCGCCGCCCACATGGAGGCGATGAAGGACAAGGCGATCGTCTGCAACATCGGCCACTTCGACAGCGAGATCCAGATCTCGGCGATCGACAACTACGAGTGGAACGAACTCAAGCCCGGCACTGACGTGGTCAAGTTCCCCGACGGCAAGGAAATCATCGTGCTGGGCAAGGGGCGCCTGGTGAACCTCGCCTGCGCTACCGGCCACCCGAGCTTCGTGATGAGCTTCAGCTTCACCAACCAGACGCTGGCCCAGATCGAACTGTGGACCAAGGGCGACGACTACGACAACCAGGTCTACGTCCTGCCCAAGCACCTCGACGAAAAGGTCGCTGCGCTGCACCTCGACAAGCTCGGCGTGAAGCTGACCCAGCTCAGCCAGAAGCAGGCCGACTACATCGGCGTGCCGGTGGCCGGGCCGTTCAAGCCGGACCACTATCGCTACTAAGTGACAATCCTTTGCGGGGAAGTGCAGTGGCTTGCCATTGCATCCCCGCCACAGGGCGCATAGCTGGCAGGTGATGGATTCCTCACCCGCTTTGCTAGCCGTCGTCGGCCTGCTGCTTGCCCTGTGGACCGCTGCCGCGGTCTGGGTGATGCTGCGCGCAAGCGGCCGCGAGCAGAAAACCGTCGCCAGCCGCAAAGCAGCGCTGCGCATGGCACGGATGCTGGAGGAATCTCCGGCGATACCCGTGCTCGTGCGGACCGACGGCAGGATCGAGGCGCCCGACCGCTTCGCGCGGTGGCTTGGGCTCGCCAAGGTGCCCGAATTCCTCAGCGAACTGGCCGATCTCGACGGCAGCGGGCTTTCCGAACAGCAGGTCGAGGAACTGACGCGCAAGGTCCGGCGGACACAGAAGACCGCCAAGCCCTTCCGCATGTCGATCACCGTCCCCGGATCGCGCCGCGCGTTGTCGCTCAACGGCACGCTTGCCGACCCGGCGGTTTCGCCCAGTGGCGCGGCGCTCGTCTGGGTGTTCGACTACAGCGAGAGCCAGCAGGAACTCAGCCAGCTGCGCGAGGATGCGGCACGCGCGCAGGACGATTTCGGTGCACTTGTCGGCCTGATCGAGGCGGCGCCGATGCCGATGTGGTTTCGTGGGGCGGACATGAAGTTGCGCCTCGTCAACCGCGCCTATGTCGAAGCGGTCGGGGCCGAAAGCGCAGACCAAGTCGTCGCCGACCAGGTCGAACTGGTCGAGACCGTTGGTGGACGCTCCGCCTCGCAAGTCGCGCAACAGGCGGCAGACCGCCGCCAGCCGATCGAGCGCATCGTATCCGCGACCATCGACAACGCCCGACGCACGATCCGCGTGACCGACCTGCCGCTGGTGGGCGAGGGGATCGCCGGCTACGCCGTCGACATCGAGGAGATGGAGGAGCAGGCGCGCGAATTCCGCGCCTTCCGCGAAGCCCAGCGCTCCATGCTCGACCAGCTTTCCATCGGCGTGGCGCAATTTGATGCCCAGCACCGGATGAACTTCGCCAACCAGCCGTTCCACCGCGTCTTCTCGCTGCCGCCGGGTGTGGTCAACGACCGCACCACGTTCGAGCAGATGCTGCTGATCGCGCGCGAGAACGGGCGTATTCCCGAGGTTCGCGACTTCCCCGCATGGCGCAACGAGGTCGCCCGCTGGTTCCTGTCCGACGAACCGCACGAGGAAGCATGGCCGCTTTCGGACAGCACCCACCTGCGCATCATCTCGCAGCCGCTGCCCGATGGGGGCCTCGTCATGATCGCCGAGGACCGGACCGAACAGCTGGCCTTGTCGGCCATGCGCGACACTCTGCTTCGCACTCGCACGGCAACCTTCGACAGCCTGTTCGAGGCACTGGCGGTGTTCGCACCGGACGGTCACCTTGAGCTGTGGAACCGCGGTTTCCCCGGTGCATGGGGTGTCGATCCCGAAATGCTCGACGGGCATCCGCAGGCAGAGGACCTGCTAGAATCCATCGCGGCCAATCTCGCCGATCCCAAGTCCGTTGCGATCGTCGGCAACACCATCCGTTCGGCGACCCTCGACCGAAAGAAGCGCGAAGGGCGGATCGAGATGGCGGACGGCCGCACGCTCGACTTCGCGGGCGTCCCGCTGCCCGACGGCAATGGCCTGCTGACCGTGCTCGACGTCACCGCCTCGCGGCAGGCCGAAGAGGCCCTGCGCGAACGCAACCGCGCGCTGGAAGAGGCGGATGCGGTCATGACCCGCTTCCTTGCCAACATGAGCTACGAATTCCGCACGCCGCTGACCTCCATCGGTGGCTTTGCCGAACTTCTGTCCAGTGGTGTCGCAGGCGAACTCACACCGCAGGCTCTCGAATACGTGCAGGCGATCACGCTGTCGGTCGGCAAGCTCACCGAGCAGGTCGAGAACGTCCTCGACCTGTCGCAGAGCGAGGCCGGACTGATGCCGTTGCGGAAGCAGAAGATAGACCTGCTGCCTTTCGTCACTGACATCGTCCGCGCCGAGGAAGAGCGGATCGTCGAGGCTGGCCTGACGCTCGACCTCAAGGGCGATCCGGGCAAGATCATCAATGCCGATCCGCAGCAGCTGCGCCGGGCAATCACCAACCTCCTCGACAACGCGATCAAGGGCACTCCCAAGGGCGGGAAGCTGCTTGTCGACATCGGCCGGAAGCGTGGCGACACCAGGATCGTCATCGCCGACAACGGCACCGGCATGAGCCAGCACGAACTCGCCCGCGCGCTGGAGGGCATCCGTATGGCGCCTGACGGCAAGGGCATCGAACGCCGTCAGGGTCTCGGCATCCCGCTCGCCCGCCAGCTGGTCGAGGCGCATGGCGGAACGCTCGAGTTCCAGAGCCGTCGCAACGCCGGGACCACTGCGACGATCACGCTGCCGTGAGGGTGGAATTGCCCGATCTGGCCGCGATGGAGCACTTCGGCGCGGTAATCGCTGGAAAGCTCCAGCCGGGTAATGTCGTGGCACTTTCCGGCGATCTGGGGACCGGCAAGACCACGCTCGCACGGGCGATCATCGCCGCGCTCGGTCATGAAGGAGAGGTTCCTTCGCCGACCTATACGATCATCGAGACCTACGATGCGCTGCGCATCCCGCTGGTCCATGCCGATTTCTACCGGCTGGAGGACCCGGCAGAGGTCGAGGAGCTGGGGCTCGACGACTATCGCGAGGGCGCCGCACTGCTCGCGGAATGGCCCGATCACGCGGGCGGCTTCGCACATGAGGCAGGTTGCCTTTCAATCACGCTGGAAAAAGTGGGCGAGGGCCGCGAAGCCGTTGTAACCCCGGGCGACAATTGGCAAAGCCGCTGGCCATGAGCGACGCGCTGCCGGAAGGCATACACGAATTTCTTGGCGATACCGAATGGGAGGGTGCGGAGATCGCACCGCTGGTCGGCGATGCCAGTTTCCGCCGGTACTTCCGCATCCGCATGGGCAGCCGCAGCGCCATGCTGATGCACGCCCCGCCGCCCCACGAGGATCCTCGCCCGTTCCTGCACGTCGCGCACTGGCTGAACGACAATGGCATGCGCGCGCCGCACATCCTCGCAGAGGATGCGGCAGGTGGCTGGGTGCTGACCGAGGACTTCGGTGACCAGCGCATGCGCGAATGGATCGACGACCATCCACGCGATGAAGAGCACATCTACGCGCAAGCCATCGACGCATTGGTCCAGCTTCACCAGCTGCCGCCGGGACCTTTCGATCCATACGACATGGCCGTTTATCGGCGCGAGGTGGACCTGTTCGTCGAATGGTACTGTCCGGCGATGGGGCTCGAGGTGGACCTCGACGGCTGGCGTGCCACATGGGACGAGGCGCTGACACCGCTGCTGGTCCGCCAGATTCCGGGCGTGACGGTGCTGCGCGACTATCACGCGGAAAACATCATGCTTCTCGAACCGAGCAGGCTTGCGGGCGAACAGGGGCTGATCGATTTCCAGGACGCGCTGGTCGGGCATCCGGCCTACGACCTCGTCAGCCTGCTCCAGGATGCCCGCCGGGATGTCTCCGAAACGCTCGAGCATGACATGCTCTGCCGCTATCGCGCTGCGGCCGATCCGGGCGAGTTTTTCGAAGCCGACTACGCCCGCCTGGGTGCGCAGAGGAACACCAAGATCGTCGGTATCTTCACCCGCCTGTGCAAGCGCGACGGCAAGCACCGCTACCTCGCCATGATTCCGCGCGTGTGGCAGGCGATGGAACGCGATCTCGCGCATGAGGCACTCGCGCCCGTGGCCGCGTGGTTCGCTGCCAATATCCCGCAGGAAATACGTGATTCGCTCGGCGGGGAGATGCAGTGAGCAAGCTCGCTTCCGACACCGCAATGCTGATGGCGGCAGGGCTGGGCAAGCGCATGCGTCCCCTGACGGCTGCCACGCCGAAGCCCCTGGTTCGCGTGGCCGGCAAGCCGCTCATCGACCGTGCGCTAGACCGGCTGGAGGATGCGGGCGTCGCCAAGGCGGTGGTCAACGTGCACTACCTCGCCGACGCGATCGAGGCGCATGTGGGCCAGCGCAAGGCTCCATCGGTAGTTTTTTCCGATGAACGGGCGGTCCTGCTCGAAACCGGCGGGGGCATGATCAAGGCGCAGGCTGCCGGCCAGCTTCCCGATCCCTTCTTTGCCTGCAATGCCGACAGCATCTGGCTCGACGGGCCGCGCAATGCCTTTGCCGACCTTTCCGCTCGCTGGGACGCGGACAAGATGGATGCGCTGTTGCTGGTGGTGAGCCATGCGCGCGCATTCAACTTCGACGGTACGGGCGATTTCTACATGGACGGGGCAGGGCGCCTGACCCGCAAGCAGCCGGGACGTATCGCGCCCTTCATCTACACCGGCATCCAGATCGTGTCGCATCGCCTTTTGCGTGACGCGCCGGAGGGCAAGTTTTCGACCAACGTGCTGTGGGATCGCGCGATCGAGGAAGGCCGGCTTTACGGCGTCGCGTTCACCGGGCTGTGGTATGAAGTAGGAACGCCCGCCCACATCGCTCCGACCGAGGAGGCGCTCAGGGGTGGCTGACCGCCCGGGTCCCAAGGTCTATTCGATCGCTGCCCACCGGGGTTTTGCCGATGCCCTCGTTGCAGGGCTGGTACCCCGATATGCCGACGGCGACCTTGGCCTAGCACGGCTCACTCTCCTGCTACCGAGCAGTCGCGCGCGCCGCACTGTCTCCGAAGCCTTCATTCGTCACGCCGGCGAATCCGGCCAGAATGGCTTGCTGATGCCGCGCGTGGCGATCGTCGGCGACCTCGATCTCGACGAGACGCTCGGTCCCTTGCTCGACCCCCTCGGTGGTGCGGATGTACCACCCGCAATAGACCCGCAGCGCCGCCTCTTTGCCCTGGCCCAGATTCTCGGCAAGAACATGGACGATCCGCCCGGCGGGGCGACGCTCCTGCGGCTGGCACGTGAAACTGCTGCCACGATGGATCGCCTGCTGGCGGAGGGCATATCGCCCTCCGACCTTGTCGACGACAAGGTCACCGGCATCTATCCCGACCTGTCGAGTCACTGGCAGGACAGCCTGAGGTTGTTCGCCGAGGTGCAGGCCCGCTGGCTGGCGCAGCTTGACGAATGGGGCGCAATCGACACCGCGACGCGCCGCAACCGGCTGTTCGAACATGCGGCGCGCGAATGGAAGGCCAACCCGCCGCTGACCCCGATCGTGGCGGCGGGCGTGACGAGTGCCGCGCCGGCGCTTGCCAATCTGCTGCGCGTCGTGGCCGACCTGCCGCAGGGTGCCGTGATCCTGCCCGATTTCGACCTGACAATGCCTGATGTCGTGTGGGACGAACTCGGCAGGGCAGGGGCGGCCCCCGAGCCCGGAGAGAGTCCTTTCGCCCGTGATGACGCGGTCACGCATCCGCAATACCACCTGAAGCTGTTGCTCAACCGCATGAGCGTGCGGCGCGAGGAGGTGCAGCCGTGGCACCGACGCGGGATGACGGCTGCGCCGCCGGAGCGCAGCCACGCAATCGGCTCGCTCTTCCTGCCGCCCGAAGCGAGCAAGGCATGGGTCGATCT
This genomic window contains:
- the ahcY gene encoding adenosylhomocysteinase; the encoded protein is MTAFTDFVIKDIALADYGRAEIAIAETEMPGLMALREEYGASQPLKGARITGSLHMTIQTAVLIETLVALGADVRWATCNIFSTQDHAAAAIAARNIPVFAVKGESLADYWDYVGSIFDWSTDEDPDLTANLILDDGGDATMFALWGARIEAGDELPEPQNAEEIEFQRALKAFVAKKPGYLTASVKNIKGVSEETTTGVHRLYHIAKGGKLPFPAINVNDSVTKSKFDNLYGCRESLVDAIRRATDVMLSGKIACVAGFGDVGKGSAQSLRNGGARVLVTEIDPICALQAAMDGFEVVTMEEAVTKADIFVTATGNEHVITAAHMEAMKDKAIVCNIGHFDSEIQISAIDNYEWNELKPGTDVVKFPDGKEIIVLGKGRLVNLACATGHPSFVMSFSFTNQTLAQIELWTKGDDYDNQVYVLPKHLDEKVAALHLDKLGVKLTQLSQKQADYIGVPVAGPFKPDHYRY
- a CDS encoding PAS domain-containing sensor histidine kinase: MDSSPALLAVVGLLLALWTAAAVWVMLRASGREQKTVASRKAALRMARMLEESPAIPVLVRTDGRIEAPDRFARWLGLAKVPEFLSELADLDGSGLSEQQVEELTRKVRRTQKTAKPFRMSITVPGSRRALSLNGTLADPAVSPSGAALVWVFDYSESQQELSQLREDAARAQDDFGALVGLIEAAPMPMWFRGADMKLRLVNRAYVEAVGAESADQVVADQVELVETVGGRSASQVAQQAADRRQPIERIVSATIDNARRTIRVTDLPLVGEGIAGYAVDIEEMEEQAREFRAFREAQRSMLDQLSIGVAQFDAQHRMNFANQPFHRVFSLPPGVVNDRTTFEQMLLIARENGRIPEVRDFPAWRNEVARWFLSDEPHEEAWPLSDSTHLRIISQPLPDGGLVMIAEDRTEQLALSAMRDTLLRTRTATFDSLFEALAVFAPDGHLELWNRGFPGAWGVDPEMLDGHPQAEDLLESIAANLADPKSVAIVGNTIRSATLDRKKREGRIEMADGRTLDFAGVPLPDGNGLLTVLDVTASRQAEEALRERNRALEEADAVMTRFLANMSYEFRTPLTSIGGFAELLSSGVAGELTPQALEYVQAITLSVGKLTEQVENVLDLSQSEAGLMPLRKQKIDLLPFVTDIVRAEEERIVEAGLTLDLKGDPGKIINADPQQLRRAITNLLDNAIKGTPKGGKLLVDIGRKRGDTRIVIADNGTGMSQHELARALEGIRMAPDGKGIERRQGLGIPLARQLVEAHGGTLEFQSRRNAGTTATITLP
- the tsaE gene encoding tRNA (adenosine(37)-N6)-threonylcarbamoyltransferase complex ATPase subunit type 1 TsaE, whose product is MRVELPDLAAMEHFGAVIAGKLQPGNVVALSGDLGTGKTTLARAIIAALGHEGEVPSPTYTIIETYDALRIPLVHADFYRLEDPAEVEELGLDDYREGAALLAEWPDHAGGFAHEAGCLSITLEKVGEGREAVVTPGDNWQSRWP
- a CDS encoding aminoglycoside phosphotransferase family protein, with the protein product MSDALPEGIHEFLGDTEWEGAEIAPLVGDASFRRYFRIRMGSRSAMLMHAPPPHEDPRPFLHVAHWLNDNGMRAPHILAEDAAGGWVLTEDFGDQRMREWIDDHPRDEEHIYAQAIDALVQLHQLPPGPFDPYDMAVYRREVDLFVEWYCPAMGLEVDLDGWRATWDEALTPLLVRQIPGVTVLRDYHAENIMLLEPSRLAGEQGLIDFQDALVGHPAYDLVSLLQDARRDVSETLEHDMLCRYRAAADPGEFFEADYARLGAQRNTKIVGIFTRLCKRDGKHRYLAMIPRVWQAMERDLAHEALAPVAAWFAANIPQEIRDSLGGEMQ
- a CDS encoding nucleotidyltransferase family protein, translated to MSKLASDTAMLMAAGLGKRMRPLTAATPKPLVRVAGKPLIDRALDRLEDAGVAKAVVNVHYLADAIEAHVGQRKAPSVVFSDERAVLLETGGGMIKAQAAGQLPDPFFACNADSIWLDGPRNAFADLSARWDADKMDALLLVVSHARAFNFDGTGDFYMDGAGRLTRKQPGRIAPFIYTGIQIVSHRLLRDAPEGKFSTNVLWDRAIEEGRLYGVAFTGLWYEVGTPAHIAPTEEALRGG